In Miscanthus floridulus cultivar M001 chromosome 8, ASM1932011v1, whole genome shotgun sequence, the sequence AGACCCATATATCAGTATGCCACATTCTATTAAGCATGGGTCTAGACCCGTTTGGAGTTCCTTATATGCCATCAAAACATATACTTATATCCCTTTTATGCCATCAAAAAATATAGTTTCCCTTCAATACCATAGTTTTTTTCCTCTGCTTATATACTAGGGTCTATATTTCTTATACAGAACAATGTACCATCGATAAGATATATACTCAAATGACTGATGCCCATCAGCCGATGGCCCATATATTATTttagagacttttccctgtgtgccattataaaagatcgtaatcccctgtgtgtccttgaaaaaattcagcggtcttcagtgccactactccaactttttcgtgtcatccatgccacttccgtcagtttgggctctaacgccgttaaactgtaggtgtgaaaagacaaaaatgcccttaagttcaaatatgttattaatttttttgagcatcttaacgacttcaaatgaaaaaactcaaaactagaaagttgtagatctcgtcgagatctataattttcatataattttttttcatttaatttcgcaaaaaaatataatttgatatgattaatatatcttagaaaaatcatattatttttttgcaaaattaaatgaaaaaaaaaattatatgaaaattatagatctcgacgagatctataattttctagttttgagttttttcatttgaagtcgttaagatgctcaaaaaaattaataacatatttgaacttaagggcattttcgtcttttcacacctgcagtttaacggcgttagagcccaaactgacggaagtggcatggatgacacgaaaaagttggagtagtggcgctgaagaccgctgaattttttcagggacacacaggggattacgatcttttataatggcacacagggaaaagtctcattATTTTATATATGCTTCCTTCGGCCCACCTGTTGAATGTGTGGTCTAGTTATCCAACGAATTGGATTATCCAATCCACATATTTTACTTGTTAACAAATAGGGTAGAGCTCATTCCTAGGAATTATCTAACCCACACATAATAATTTATTGCTTCTTTTAACCAAAAGGTGGAGCATTGGACTGTATATATCATCTTGTTTCATATTCATTGTTCCATCCAAAATATTTTTGGGTAATAACTACAACTTTTTTTTTAAGTTGCGGACAGCAGGCGGAGGAGTTGAATAAAATCTTTTCCTCTCCTCATTGGGACCGTTCGATCGTTAGCAATTCTCATCAGTGATAAACATACTAGGCTGAATCCAACCCACATATTTTACTTGTTAACAAATAGGGTAGAGCTCATTCCTAGGAATTATCTAACCCACACATAATAATTTATTGCTTCTTTTAACCAAAAGGTGGAGCATTGGACTGTATATATCATCTTGTTTCATATTCATTGTTCCATCCAAAATATTTTTAGGTAATAACTACAACTTTTTTTAAAGTTGCGGACAACAGGCGGAGGAGTTGAATAAAATCTTTTCCTCTCCTCATTGGGACCGTTCGTTAGCAATTCTCATCAGTGATAAACATACTAGGCCGATTCGCGCGCTTCGCTGCGCGCACTAGGGAGGGACGAGAAAAGATTGAGCAACACCAAACAGTGATCGAAGCCCGGAAaagcaaggaaaaagaaaaaaggaaaaaaagaacagGGGCATAGCcccgagaagaaaaaaaaagaaaggaaaaggcgAAAAAGTGAAAAAACGAAAAAAAAAGTGAACAGTAGCAGAAGGGCTGAGGAGGCAGGGATTCCTGGGTGGTTAAaggaagtgtgtgtgtgtgtgtatatacacacacacgtCCAATCATCAGCAGGCGGAGGAGTTGAATATATACATACTACGATATTCTATTAGTTATAGTACCCAAAATATAAGATGTTTTGATATttttagattcatagcttttactatgtgtATCTAGATATAACATGTATCAAGGTGCGTAGCAAAACCTATAAatatagaaaagccaaaacgttttataatttggaatgaatggAGTATTAATTATGTACATGGCATTATATTTACACCATGTGAAGGCTTACAAACTAGGTCGTCATATATATGCATGGTGATGCATGCCACACATGTGTGCACGACTCTATCTCATCCaaatcatcacatatatatagacacgtcacacacacacacacacgcatgcAGTAGTAGTACACACGCGCGCTCTATCTCTCACGAAGAAGAGAGAGAGCTTTATTACGGTCCGATGGATGCATATAGATCCTTGGTTCTACAATACGTGGATAGTAATCTGTATATATGCTTCCCATAGCAGTTTTGGTTGGTGCTTGtcttcatcgtcgtcgtcgtcgatgacTGGCCGCCGTCGCCGACGATGCCGACGCCATGATCAGAATAGGAACGCCGTCGGCGCGAACGCTGGCATGGACGACGCGCTCTCAAGGTGCCTGTGCAAGCAAGCATGCATCGTGTTCTCATATTAGATCGAGTCATCGACAGAGAAAAAGGGAGAAATAGCGTAGAGAAACCCATAGAAAATGGTCGCCTTGAGGAAATCAAGGATCCAAGGCGATGAATCTCCATCATATGTTGTGTCCGACGATGCAACTGCCGATATTTTTTCATCGATTCAGATGCGTTTTGGACGGGTGAACATTGGATACTGCGGCTTATCCAATATTTTAGAGAAGAGATATGGACTGCACTCTGGCTTCGACCGTTCGACAAGAATCTGTTCATCTAGAGCATATATGGACTGCATCCAGAAAAACCACTAGGGAGAAGACGGTGAAAGAATCTGGATATAATATTATACCTTAtttgttttagatttttttttcatgTACTATGCTGaattttaatatatataattCCCTCCTTCCTTTGGGGAAAAAAACTCACAGGAAATGGTATAGTGACATATTTACCTGTATTCATCGCTGCGCGCGCGGGGCAGCACCCGGGCGACGTCCCAGGACGCCGCCTTCCTGGCGAGACAGGCCCTCGCCggcccgccgccggcggcggccttGGCCGCGTCGGTGCTGTACTCCTCGTAGATGTCCCCAAGCGAGGGGCGCCACTGCGCGGCACCCACGGCGGACCTGTTGGCAATCCTCCTCCGGCGCCTcctcgcggcggtggcggcgtctcCGGCAGCAGCGGCGTGGTCCTCGGGCGGCGCGTCGTCGACGGGTCCAGCACGGCAGCCAAAGGGCACGAACGACAGGAGCCTCATCAGCTTCCTGCGCACGCTCCCCTCTATTTTGGCCCCCGGCCCGCCCTccggtgctctctctctcttggctctCTTTCTTGTTCTATATCTCTCGTTCCTGgccagtttttctctctctctctaacgctgcggcggcggcggcgagaccTCGTCGGCGCCTACTGATCGGCCGGAGGAACGAATGAATGCCAACCGGCAATGAGTGGCTAGCAGAGAGCTGACTAGCTGAGCGACGAGCGAGCCGAGCGGCTGTGTGTGAGGGGATTTCACGTGATCAGGTGCTGCTTTATAGAGTTCTCCAAGGGGGTTAAGATGACTGAAATGCCCTCTGATCCTGTGGGGCCGTCGGGGTCAATTTTGGGATCGTGAAATCTTGAGTGGCTACAATGAAAACGACGGACATGGATGGCATGCAGGGCAGGGCAAGGTAATACATTTTTTAGGGAAACTAAACTATATTTATGCGCGTGAATATATAATATCTGTAGGTGCTTCGCTTTCCTAAATCGTGTGACGCCAACAGTGTTACACGTCGACCGTGGGCTCATGGCATGGGCGTTGGGTGGGACTGTGTATGCGTTAGATGTGGAAGTCGACTACATCTATAAGAGCATCTCTAACAATAGGGACTTCAAAAAGGAGtccttatttaaaaaaaaaacttataattcaatatggtaCCAACTCAAATCCCTAGCTTATAGAGGCTCCTAATTTTTTTCGTTAGTATCATCCTTCGGGATGCGTAGGGAAGCTTCCTACTTCCTACGAAAATTTTCCCTACACTAGCTCTCTCCCACGTTTTTTTTGTGCCGACTCTCTTCCACGCTGTCACCAAGTCAAAGCTCACACCTTCCCGTCAAGGTCCTCCTCCCTAGCGAGCCCCTcatcccccagccttgctcctctCAGCGAGCCCCTCACCTCGCtagggattttttttatttttaacatatttttaaactatttttaaaactgatactgtttattttttttttcaaaactaacacttttggacgcGCCTGTTTGCACAGCGCGGCTAATTCAcgctgtcgcgccatgcatggaggCGCGGCAGGGGCAGTCAACGGTTGCGGCGACCGCTGACGTggcgggcctgccgcgccacccgtCGCGGCGCGGCAGGCCTGCTGCGCCACGCATCACGACGCGGTAGCCCCTTATACCCGGCCTcgcttccctttctctctctgtcTCACTTGGCCACCACCATGCCATGCCGCGCCACGCTCGTCGCGCCAAGCCAAGCGCGGTCGCGCCCGACGCGCCACACCGCGTCGCCACCACGCCCCGCAGCGCCGCGCCCCGCCACGGCAGCGCCCGCTCGGCGAGCCCACGGCCGCCACGCTCGCCGCGCCGCGCCTGCCGCAACCCCGGGCGTCGCGCCCCCGTCGTGCCCGCCGTCGTGTGCCAGTCCTCCCtaactccatctccatctcccccTGTCTCGTTGCCTCCCTTACTGCCGCCACCCCTCCATCTACCCACTGCCGCTAGCCGCTGGTCCCCATCGTCGTCCTCTAGAAGGGGGATTGCCGCCGGCTGGCTGGCCATTGCCGCCGCCCTCCAGAAGTAGGACACTGCTGGCCGGCCATTGCCGCCGGTGGCCATCTCCTTTCCATTGGTGGATTGTGGTGACCCATAATCTTTGTCGAGGTAATGCTCTTCTACATCTCTGTCATTTTTTTGTTAGGGTTAGGATTCAAATTTAGTTTGACTGGATAGAGATTTATACAATTAGTTAGCAAAGATATTTAGTGAAGTTAGTAAATATAAGTTATGTATAGTTTTATAGTTAGTTTTGCAGTTTGCTAGAtatgtatagttagtaaagttacttagtatagtaagtataggtattaatattagtgtgtttagtgtagttcgttagtatagttagttagaattgttggtataggtattaatattagattagttagtatagttagttagtataggtgtAGTCAGTTAGTTAGTGCGCACGACGATTTCGATGACCTGATGAAGTTTCTGAAAcgtttttgtagatggattgttgtgttagagttttctacggaggaagtgttaggagagaagatggtatgtttgaggatatggaagaagaattggaatggtttgatgaacctactagcttcaatgacctttgtgtccgtttgaatgcaaagttgggcggtgatttcacacttaaggggaggtttgatactgggaagactagggcacactatgtcctgatgcccttgcgcgacctTGCTCACTGGTCCCACTACAATAaggtgctccaaggttccaatatgcctatggctgaggtggtggtagaGAATGGGTATAGGATGCAGGGTGTCCTGGATGggccgtccattgacggtgttggaggcaatgagcaagaattgggggtcaAAGGGGAAGCAACTGAAGGTaatatggatttggacggtcaatTGATGCAAGAGCtgtttcattcaagtcaagtaggttatataagcaatgacttcgatgtgaacgagttcgaactAGAAGAGGATGAGTAGGAGGAGGATAGGATCTGTGATATAGTTAGCAGTGATTTGGACGATTCAGATGATGACcagggaggtagacatgctatgccagtacctgttcatggtatgccattaccagtaccaactgagtttttgcatgctatccaggctcagggtagactagtcacggATTTGTCAGCAGATGATACCTACTATGATTCATGGGGCaaaattagcgaagcgcagcagtatgttccaccaccaccttacacaacgaCTAAGCTttagcaactaaggtcgatgaacgtacctttcaggggtgtttcgaactatagggatgtcagcatgacagatatggtagtttgtgacaccagtctctagatgtgtagaaaattattgtatgaccatgagaaagaagtccttaggaaggggattatattcaatacaatgtcagagatgaagctcttcctttaggactatgttgtgtatcaccataggtcgtacaacgtcactcattcggaccaggagttgaggtaccacatgatatgcaaaaatggttgtatgtggaggttaaatgcacgaaagagacagcgTGATggaaagtggaggataagtaaagtggtcAAACCtcacacttgcctaacaaatagagggaaggaaaatcatcagtagCTCACTGCATGTTACCTTGCCTATCGTATATTGGGctcattgatgacaataacgacatttcggtgtcttctttacaacagtccatatatggattcgttaagtatgatgtaaagtacggaaaggcttggcatgctaagcaaattgccctagcaattcgttggggtagttgggaggaagcatacAATAGGGTGCcctgcatcttatgtgcaatgcattactacaaccctggcttgaaatggtttgtgaaCACCGGaacatgtcctctatcgtgtgttctggtcgttcgcgcaaacggaacatgcattccagttttatcgatcagtcgtacttgttgatggcactttcctgataggaaagtacaagggcaccttgatgatggttgctgttgttgatcctgaggaccagatagtacccatggcttttgctttggcagagggagagaacaatgaatcgtggtcatgctTCATGTGGCTTCTATGTGTACAAGTgtttggcccatctcgcactatatgtttgatctcggaccgtcacctagggcttcttaatgctgcaactgagcatatagatgggttcccgcctctagtgcatagatggtgcatgagacactttgccactAATTTCTGGTGGcgtcagaggaagaaggaggtatgtgacaaggtaaaggctctatgttgtgtacatacagagcaccagttcaaggagataaagagagaactagacaggatgctaaatgaagcgggaaaggcctgattagaggcgcagatggaatagaaggctcagtgggtgttagcatatgacgaggggggttttaggtatagcatcatgaccactaactcctcggagtctttCAACTGTGTATTCAttggagttcgatcgttgcctatgtctagaattattgagttctcctttcataagtgcaatgaatattttgtcaagaggtggaaACTTgtgtagaggaatatagctgagcaggggtgttttggaaaggccagagcagaacatttgaaggagctcgaggaattggccaagcagcacatcgCCGAGCTGTATGGACCctaccgccatatctttagtgtatggggcaagggtggcacaagcttgggtgatgaacgttatggtggatgaaactaccgagttgatcttgaaaaagtagagtgcagttgcaacgtcccttggatcatgcatgccccttgctctcatatgatcacgaccTGTAGGGTTTACGGGtataactatgaggatctaccatatatatcacccttgtatctctgtttgaacaccgttagtatttgagagaggagcttcgagccatatcttgacccgacatagtggccaccttatcatggttatgactacgtgccacattcagatctaatgaaggtaggcaagggtaggaggaagacgaagcgactcaagggggacatggatgctatgagagggtacaacgaagacatgtatggagggggagacttcaacgagacccgtggcaggaatctttgctctgtttgcaaagaacctggtcacaaggctagcaggcatagaagacaagGGCAGCAGGTGCATATAAcatacattttattatattaatgttaattgtttgctatgctatttaaaagtactatgttagtacattggaaccttagagctatgtttattatgatatatgtttattctctaattttgcataatagtttattccttttacatttactttgtttttatgcactaatgttccatcatattatagtactcataatgtttgttctaacatatccatttgaaatttgaaccaggatgggggatcatcatccatagtaccccattcttgaggtgaaCTACGACAAGGACCACCGAGCCAAGCGCCTGTTGGAGCTTCAAGAGGACTTGGTACCTCTTAGACTACGCACGCACCAGCTGCACCGCTAGGACGAGTGATACCGGCCGTACATACAGCGTGCCGGCTTCCTTGAGATCGTCCGGGTCTTCAACACTGGGCTACCGATCCTTGACCCTGCACTTCTCACTATTGCTGTCGATAGGTATGATTTGATACACGTTTGCGACAATATAAAGCATTGATTTGTCtcattgtttgaattaaaaaatttcttgtattgaattaaaaatcaacaggtggaggctagagacCCACACCTTCCACATTCCGTGCAGCGAGATGACTATCACGATGCAGGACGTGAAGATGATTCTGTGTCTGCTGTTTGGGGGTCTTTCAGTGACTGGGATCCTGGATAACGATCACTGGATAGACTTGGTGGAGCAGTTCTGTGGCAGAAGACGACCCGAGGACAAGGATGCTAAGAGAGCAAAGTAAGAATTTCTACGTTCCAAACATTTACCATTTTGACACCAGCACATATTCTATAAATTATTTTGCTATTTACATGAAGGGTGTAGTACATAACTTTTATGATGCGTATTATATTTGTCTAGTTTAATGTTTGTTTTTGTTCCCTCAGCACTCATGTAACATCCAATGTCAGCTCTAATTTAATGTTTGCAAAATATTTCAGGAAAACATCTGGTGTCAGATCGAGCTAGATAATAGAAAACTTTGGGGCGCTACTGCACCCAAACACTCCAGAGCAGGAGATCGAGAGGTATGCTAGGGTGTGGCTGTGGCACTTCTTAGGCGCCTTCTTGTTCCCCAACGCATCAAGTAACACCATTAGCTAGGCCTTCCTCAACATActgagccagccatgggagaatataggagcatacagctggggcagcgtggTCCTAGCATAGATCTATCGTCAGCTCTATGTTGCCTGCCGAAGGTACAACCACTAACTTACGTTAAACTTGTAGGTACGATCGAAGAAATAGGTATAAGGAGAAGAATGGGGTCATGAcgcacgccctgttcatccatgAATGAGACAGTTGGCAAAGAGTCCTGATCGCCGAGATACCATCGCACGACCAACACAACTTTGACCGCTACCTCCAGTGGTTGCATAGGAGTACCCACACACATATGTAGGCCCCCTACACtaacaagccaattgatgaggacAAAGATGAGGATGACATCGCTGATGCATACAACGAGGTGACAAGGATGGAGACACAACTTCAGAGAGCCCCGCTACAGAGATATGTGgtaagaaatttgaatttcaatacaacTGCACGTTGGTGTTCCTATGAATTGTAGCGATACGAACTTAGCTCGCTTGTGTATGCAGAGTTGACAAGTCTATCCAACAAAGTAGCCATGTGACTTCACGAGACTAGAGGGGAGCCGCATGGCATTCTACATGTCTTCGTCGATGTACGTTCTATTCTCAAAGCCATGACGGTGGTTAAATGCTTCACATGACTCATTCATCCGTGTTCTCTTTTTTTGTAGAAAGTGAGgaggagtgaaaggtcctaatggctagaggggggtgaatagcctaataaaaatttctacaacaacacttaacaaaagattagacaattatgaggcgaagcaagtgttgcgctagcctactcaaaatgcaagccacctaccacaattctagtttagatagtgtcgattcacacaagaggtatgacactaccctatgttagtgtgctctcaaaggctaactaaagagccacaccaaccaagcaagcaagctctcacaactagttacactaaagagcttgtcaactagtttgcgataatgtaaagagagtgatcaagatagttataccgccatatagaggagtgaaccaatcaatcacaaggatgaataacaataaagaccaatcacctcagaatcaaaggataaatacaatgatttttactgaggttcacttacttgccagcaagctactcctcgttgtggcgattcactcacttggaggttcatgcgctaattggcttcacgcgccaaaccctcaatagggtgccacacaaccaacacaaaatgaggatcacacaagccacgagcaatccactagagtaccttttggcgctccgccggggaaaggtcaagaacccctcacaatcaccatgatcggagccgaagacaatcaccaccctccactcaacgatcctcgttgctccaagccatctaggtggcggcaaccaccaagagtaacaagcgaaatccatagcgaaacacgaacaccaagtgcctctagatgcaatcactcaagcaatgcacttggattcactcccaatctcactatgatgatgaatcaatgatggagatgagtgggaggactttggctaggctcacaaggttgctatgtcaatgaaaatggccaaagatgtgagccacagccggccatggagcttaaatagaagcccccacgaaatagagccgttgtaccccttcactgggcacactgcgctctgaccggacgctccgatccaactgaccggaccctagactcagcgtttggtccactgatggacaccatgtgtcaccagcttcaaacgctgttcgtcagttttcaatggctatgaagctgaccggatgctccggtgaaactaaccggacgctggagcctcagcgtctggtcgagtacagtaagggtcgaaaactAGTTTTCCTCGACTAGACacatccggtccacctcgaccggacatagcccagcgtccagtggtaaaccctagcctctgtaccaccagtcaatgcgaccggacgcaggcaatcagcgtccggtgcttttggatccagcgttcggtcacttgaccgacgctggcatctcctccattctcttcacccttgctcaagtgtgctaaccaccaagtgtatcaccttgtgcacatgtgttagcatattttcacaaacattttcaagggtgttagcactctactagatcctaaatgcatatgcgatgagttagagcatctagtggcactttgataaccgcattccgatatgagtttcacccctcttaatagtacagctatcaaacctaaatgtgatcacactctctaagtgtcttgatcaccaaaacaaagtagctcctataatttatacctttgccttgagctttttgtttt encodes:
- the LOC136476547 gene encoding uncharacterized protein isoform X2, with translation MRLLSFVPFGCRAGPVDDAPPEDHAAAAGDAATAARRRRRRIANRSAVGAAQWRPSLGDIYEEYSTDAAKAAAGGGPARACLARKAASWDVARVLPRARSDEYSPYML
- the LOC136476547 gene encoding uncharacterized protein isoform X1, which encodes MRLLSFVPFGCRAGPVDDAPPEDHAAAAGDAATAARRRRRRIANRSAVGAAQWRPSLGDIYEEYSTDAAKAAAGGGPARACLARKAASWDVARVLPRARSDEYRHLESASSMPAFAPTAFLF